The Candidatus Aminicenantes bacterium genome contains the following window.
CCGGCGGGATTGTTCGGCGTATTGAGGACGATGGCTTTCGTCTTGGGGGTCACGCGGGCCAGGATGTCGGTTGGGTCGAGATGGAAGCCGTTATCGGCACCCAAAGGGTAAGCAACGGCGGTTCCGCAGGCCACCCTGGCGATCGATGGATAGGCCGGAAATCCGGGATCGGGAACGAGAACTTCATCGCCCGGCTCGAGTAGGGTCATCAACAGGACGAACAGGGCTTCCTGGGAGCCGGCCGTGATGCAGACGCGGGCGGGATCGATGGCTCCCCCGCCGTCGCCGGCCGCGACCTCGGCCACGGTCCGCCTCAATTCGGGCAGTCCTTCGACGGCCGAATACCCCGCTTTCCATTCGGCCAGATGCCCGCGGACGTGTTCAAGGATGGCCCGCGGCGGCGGGAAGCCGGGCTCGCCGAGGCCGAGATTCAAGCAGGAGGCGTCGGCCCTATCGTTGACTTGGCGGATGAGGGATTTTTCGATGGATTTCATTTCTTTATCACAGTCGGCCGAGTCTCGGCGCCGTCGGCTCCTCGCCCTCCAGGAGGCGCGTCACCAGGCTCTCGTAAATAGGCACCGCAGCCAGTATCTCCGACTTGGCGATTCGTTCGTCCTCGGCATGGGCCCAACGGGCGTCGCCGGGTCCGACAAGGAAGGGCCGGCCGAAAGCGGTCAAATGAGGGCAATCGGTTCCGAAAGGGAAAAGGTCCGTTTCGAAGCCCGGCAGAGTCCAGAGCTTCTGGGGCTCCGAGGCCGTAATGATCTCGATCCGGGCCCGGCCGGCGACGGCCTCGGCCAAGCGGGCCAGAGTCTCGGAGCAAGACACGGCGGGGCGGAGGCCGAGGACCGAGGTCGCTTCGTCGGCGATGACGTTGGGGGCTACGCCGCCTTCGATGCGGCCGATGTTGAGAAGCGTCGGGCCGAGAACGGGATCTCGCCCGAAATCGGCGGCCCGCAGGCTGTTCAGGATGTCGAGCAGGGCTTCGATGGCCGATGCTCCCAAATGGGGCAGTGCGGAATGGGCCCGCCGCCCGGCGACATGGAGCTCGACGAACAGCGCTCCCTTATGGCCCAACCCGAGCTTGTTGCCGGTCGGCTCCCCCACGATGAGAGCGCCGGATCCCAAGCCAAGCCCGTTGGCGGTCCGGGCGCCGATGCTGTCGGTCTCTTCCCCGACGACGAAAAGAAGCCCGAATCCGGAAACGCCCCTGTCCGCTAAGCCGAAGGCCGCCGCCGCCATGGCGGCCAGGCTGCCTTTGGCATCGCAGGCACCGCGTCCGTAGATCGATTTCTCGTCTTCCGTTGCCGCTGCAGCTCCGGGAACCGTATCCATATGCGTACACAGCACGACCTTGGGATCGTCTTCGCCGGCGGTGATAAAAAGGTTGTCGCGCCCGGGTTCGACGGGCTGGCGCAAGACCCGGAACGGAAGCTGGTCGAACAATCCGGCCAGATGATCGGCCAGCGCCCCTTCCGATCCGGTGGTCGAAGGGATCCCGACGAGATCCTTCAAAAGCCCGATGGGGTCCATGCGGGTTCTAGCGGCCCTTCCGGCCGCGGAGCTTCGGCAGGAGGGCGATTTTGTCTTTCTCGACATCTGCTGTTTTTTTGACGATCTGCGCCGGAACGCCCGCGACCACGACGCCCGGCGGGACATCGCGGGTCACGACGGCGCCCGCTGCGACGACGCTCCCCCGCCCGACCGTCACCCCCTCCAGCACGACGGCATTGGCCCCGACCAGGACGTTGTCCCGGATGACGACCGGCTTGCGGCTGGGCGGCTCCAGGACTCCGGCGATGACCGCCCCGGCTCCGATATGGCAATTGCGGCCGATCAGGGCCCGGGCCCCGAGGACGGCGTTCATGTCGATCATGGTCCGGCTGCCGACGACGGCGCCGATATTGATGACCGCGCCCATCATGATGACGCAGTCCTTGCCGATCCGGGCGCCGTCCCGGATGATTGCGCCCGGCTCGACCCGGGCGTCGACGCGGCGCAGATCGAGCATCGGCAGGGCCGAGTAACGGGCCCGGATGTCGGCGTGAAAGTTACGGATCCGGCCCCGCTTGGCCTTCATCCAAGCTTCGATGTCGGCATAGTCGCCGATCAGAACCCAGAGCTTGCCCTGGCCGAAAGCCTTGAAATCCAGGCCCGCGAAATCCGTATGTTCGAAGGAACCGTCGATGTAGACGACGACGGGGGTCGTCTTCCGGCTCTTGGCGATGAGGTCCGCGATCTGCTTGTAATCCATCTTCGCTTTCCTTTTCCGGACTTAGAGGACCCCGGTTTCCTTGAGCAGGCGCTTCAGGGTTTCGCGGTTGGCTTCGCCCAGCCGGGTGAGCGGGGGCCGCAGGGGGCCGCCCGGAAGTCCCAGCATGGTCAGCGCTTCCTTGACGGCCATCGGATTGGTTTCCAGCCGCAGGGCCTCGAACAGCTCGTAGTGCTTCTCGTGGATTTCGCGGGCCGCCGCGAGATTACCGGCCAGGGACAGCTCGACGATCGTCCGCATGACGCCCGGCAGGATGTTCCCGGCCACGCTGAACACGCCCTGGCCGCCGAAGGCCATCAGCGGGAAGGCGGTGGCGTCCTTGCCCGTAAGCACGGCGAAATCGCTGCCGCGGGCCATATGCAGGAGTCTGGCCAGATGGTCGAGGTCTTTGACGCCGTCCTTGGTTCCGATGATATTGCCCGAGCCGATCAGCTTGGCGTAAGACTTGGGCTCGATGGCCACGGCCGCGCGCTCGGGGACGTTGTGGAGAATGACCGGGATGGGCGAGGCGTCGGCGACCCGGCGATAGAAATCGACAAGCCCGGCCTGGGTCGGCTTGACCAGATAGGGGGCGAAGACGACCGCGTAGTCGCAGCCCAGCTCGCCGAACATCCGGGCCCGGGCGATGACGACGTCGATGTTGCAGGCGCAAGTATCCGGGGCCACCTTGCACTTGCCGCCGGCTTCCTCGACGCAGATCTCCACCACGCGGCGGAATTCGCGGTCGTCCAGAGCCGGGCTTTCGCCCGTAACGCCCAGCGGCGCCAGGCCGTGGATGCCGGCCTCGACCTGCATCCGGACGAGAGTCCGCAAGCCGGCTTCATCCAAGCGGAGGTCCTTGTCGAAAGGCGTCATCAGCAGCGTATAGGCACCGGTCAGCATCGTCGTTCTCCTTGGCGGCGGACCACATCCCGAGCGTTCGATTCAAAGGGAGAGCGTCCGCTGTTGTCCGAAAAAACATAGCATAGGGGGGCGGGGTTGTCAAAAAACCCAGCCTCTCCCTACAGATAGGTTCTCGCCCCCAGATAGCGGGCGGCGAAATAGGCGCCGTTCAAAGCGTCCTCGCGGATCGTTTTATTGCGGCCCGGCGCGTGGATGAACAGCCCGTTCCCAATGTAGATGCCGACATGGGACGGAATGCCTCTCGTTTGGGTGGCGAAGAAGACCAGATCGCCCGGCTTCAATAGGGCGCGATCGACGGCCCTTCCTTTATTCATCTGATCGCCGAGTGTGCGCGGCAGGATGATCCCGTTTAAACGATAGACGGTCATGGTCAACCCGCTGCAGTCGAAACCTTCCTCGGCCGAGGCGCCGCCCCAAGTGTATG
Protein-coding sequences here:
- a CDS encoding M20/M25/M40 family metallo-hydrolase, with translation MDPIGLLKDLVGIPSTTGSEGALADHLAGLFDQLPFRVLRQPVEPGRDNLFITAGEDDPKVVLCTHMDTVPGAAAATEDEKSIYGRGACDAKGSLAAMAAAAFGLADRGVSGFGLLFVVGEETDSIGARTANGLGLGSGALIVGEPTGNKLGLGHKGALFVELHVAGRRAHSALPHLGASAIEALLDILNSLRAADFGRDPVLGPTLLNIGRIEGGVAPNVIADEATSVLGLRPAVSCSETLARLAEAVAGRARIEIITASEPQKLWTLPGFETDLFPFGTDCPHLTAFGRPFLVGPGDARWAHAEDERIAKSEILAAVPIYESLVTRLLEGEEPTAPRLGRL
- the dapD gene encoding 2,3,4,5-tetrahydropyridine-2,6-dicarboxylate N-acetyltransferase; the encoded protein is MDYKQIADLIAKSRKTTPVVVYIDGSFEHTDFAGLDFKAFGQGKLWVLIGDYADIEAWMKAKRGRIRNFHADIRARYSALPMLDLRRVDARVEPGAIIRDGARIGKDCVIMMGAVINIGAVVGSRTMIDMNAVLGARALIGRNCHIGAGAVIAGVLEPPSRKPVVIRDNVLVGANAVVLEGVTVGRGSVVAAGAVVTRDVPPGVVVAGVPAQIVKKTADVEKDKIALLPKLRGRKGR
- the dapA gene encoding 4-hydroxy-tetrahydrodipicolinate synthase — protein: MLTGAYTLLMTPFDKDLRLDEAGLRTLVRMQVEAGIHGLAPLGVTGESPALDDREFRRVVEICVEEAGGKCKVAPDTCACNIDVVIARARMFGELGCDYAVVFAPYLVKPTQAGLVDFYRRVADASPIPVILHNVPERAAVAIEPKSYAKLIGSGNIIGTKDGVKDLDHLARLLHMARGSDFAVLTGKDATAFPLMAFGGQGVFSVAGNILPGVMRTIVELSLAGNLAAAREIHEKHYELFEALRLETNPMAVKEALTMLGLPGGPLRPPLTRLGEANRETLKRLLKETGVL